The proteins below come from a single Treponema phagedenis genomic window:
- the murQ gene encoding N-acetylmuramic acid 6-phosphate etherase — protein MIDLSLLATEKRNPRSMHLDKMSPLEIAALMNAEDARIIEAVKSQLPQIAEAIALATEALKKNARIIYIGAGTSGRLGMLDAAECPPTFGVPDTVVIGLIAGGERAFIKAVEGAEDSHTLCEQDLRAKNISPNDIVIGLAASGRTPYVVHGLRFAKEFGCKTVAVSCTQNAEISAEALVAIELLVGPEVLTGSTRLKAGTAQKMVLNMISTGSMIGIGKVYQNMMVDLMQTNEKLHVRAENNVMNVAGCTREAARKTLDEAGGSVKLAATALLLNVSVEEARQKLAEAEGHIYKLL, from the coding sequence ATGATTGATCTTTCATTGTTGGCAACGGAAAAAAGGAATCCTCGTTCTATGCATTTGGATAAAATGAGTCCGCTGGAAATAGCGGCTCTTATGAATGCGGAAGATGCTCGCATTATTGAAGCGGTAAAATCGCAGTTGCCGCAGATTGCCGAAGCGATAGCGCTCGCCACCGAAGCTTTAAAAAAGAATGCACGCATTATTTATATTGGCGCAGGTACCAGCGGGCGGTTGGGGATGCTTGATGCGGCGGAGTGTCCGCCTACGTTCGGAGTGCCGGATACGGTTGTAATCGGTTTGATTGCGGGCGGCGAGCGGGCTTTCATAAAAGCGGTTGAAGGAGCCGAGGACAGTCATACGTTATGCGAACAGGATTTGCGTGCAAAAAATATTTCTCCAAACGATATTGTTATCGGTTTGGCTGCAAGCGGCAGAACTCCTTATGTGGTACATGGTCTTAGATTTGCAAAAGAATTCGGCTGCAAAACAGTTGCTGTTTCCTGTACGCAAAATGCGGAAATTTCCGCCGAAGCATTGGTTGCAATAGAGTTGCTTGTCGGCCCCGAAGTGTTAACCGGATCCACTCGGCTGAAAGCAGGTACTGCTCAAAAGATGGTATTGAATATGATTTCAACCGGCAGCATGATTGGAATCGGAAAGGTGTATCAAAATATGATGGTTGACCTTATGCAGACAAACGAAAAGCTGCATGTACGGGCGGAAAACAATGTGATGAATGTTGCGGGCTGTACAAGGGAGGCGGCGCGTAAAACCTTAGACGAAGCAGGCGGCAGCGTTAAGCTTGCCGCCACCGCTCTTTTGCTCAATGTCAGCGTAGAAGAAGCCCGCCAAAAACTTGCAGAGGCGGAAGGGCATATATACAAATTGCTTTAA
- a CDS encoding exodeoxyribonuclease III: MLNIISWNVNGIRAVEKKGFADWLYNESPDILCLQEIKARKEQVSGELLAPVWEGGTYKTFWQPAKRPGYSGTALFTKKEPDNIRIMDLEEFDSEGRVIAADFGKLTVISAYFPNSQDAGARLAYKLEFCAAMREFCDNLQKEGQDVILCGDYNIAHKPIDLANPKTNEKNPGYLPEEREWMDVFTGAGYVDTFRHFCAEPEHYTWWTYRFKARERNVGWRIDYHCVNEDFLPKVKSSIILKDVFGSDHCPIKLSVSN; encoded by the coding sequence ATGTTGAACATCATTTCATGGAATGTAAACGGTATTCGAGCTGTTGAAAAAAAAGGTTTTGCGGATTGGTTGTATAATGAATCGCCGGATATTCTTTGTTTGCAGGAGATTAAGGCGCGTAAAGAGCAGGTGAGCGGGGAGTTGCTGGCGCCGGTTTGGGAAGGCGGAACGTATAAAACGTTTTGGCAGCCGGCGAAGCGCCCCGGTTATTCGGGGACGGCGCTTTTTACGAAAAAAGAGCCCGACAACATCCGAATAATGGATTTGGAGGAATTTGACAGTGAAGGGAGGGTAATTGCCGCTGATTTTGGAAAGCTGACGGTGATTTCCGCGTATTTTCCGAACTCGCAGGATGCGGGGGCGCGGCTTGCATATAAACTTGAGTTTTGTGCGGCAATGCGTGAGTTTTGTGATAATTTGCAAAAAGAGGGGCAGGATGTGATCCTCTGTGGAGATTATAATATTGCGCATAAACCGATTGATTTGGCAAATCCTAAAACAAATGAGAAAAATCCCGGCTATTTGCCCGAAGAGCGGGAGTGGATGGATGTTTTCACCGGTGCGGGGTATGTTGACACTTTCAGGCATTTTTGTGCGGAGCCCGAGCACTATACGTGGTGGACGTATCGGTTTAAGGCACGAGAAAGAAATGTCGGGTGGCGTATTGACTATCATTGCGTAAATGAGGACTTTTTGCCGAAGGTGAAAAGTTCAATTATTTTAAAGGATGTTTTCGGCTCTGACCATTGCCCGATAAAACTAAGCGTTTCAAATTAA
- a CDS encoding rhomboid family intramembrane serine protease → MKIKYNAPVTLTFSFICIGVLLISFFLSKNFVFQYFALPSSQNFQPANPFHYLLLFTHVFGHTDWEHLIGNLAFILLLGPMLEEIYSSPVMLLMVATTAFVTGVVNVCFFPTGLMGASGIVFMMILLASFSNNMKSGIPLTFILIVILYIGRDIADAFTNDNISHLAHLVGGLCGSLFGFFRPTPQVRRRSVKKAAAATEE, encoded by the coding sequence ATGAAAATTAAATATAATGCACCGGTTACCCTGACTTTCAGTTTTATTTGCATCGGAGTTTTGCTCATTAGTTTTTTCTTATCGAAGAATTTTGTTTTTCAGTATTTTGCGCTTCCTTCTTCGCAGAATTTTCAGCCCGCGAATCCTTTTCATTATTTGTTATTGTTCACGCACGTGTTCGGACATACGGACTGGGAGCATCTTATCGGGAATCTTGCTTTTATTCTGTTGCTCGGTCCGATGCTGGAAGAGATTTATAGCTCGCCGGTAATGCTTTTGATGGTTGCAACCACCGCCTTTGTTACGGGCGTGGTCAATGTCTGTTTTTTCCCCACCGGTTTGATGGGCGCTTCGGGCATTGTGTTTATGATGATTTTGCTTGCTTCGTTCAGTAATAACATGAAAAGCGGTATTCCTTTAACCTTTATTTTGATTGTTATTTTATATATCGGAAGAGATATTGCGGATGCGTTTACCAATGACAATATTTCTCACCTTGCACATTTGGTGGGCGGGCTTTGCGGCAGTTTGTTCGGATTTTTCAGACCGACGCCGCAAGTGCGCAGGCGAAGTGTAAAAAAAGCTGCAGCGGCAACGGAAGAGTGA
- a CDS encoding YdbC family protein, translating to MADEFKYTVEGKFGVLSESNAGWKVELRLISWNERPAKYDIRSWAPNDEKMGKGITLTRNELAALKDLLNSMQI from the coding sequence ATGGCGGATGAGTTTAAATATACGGTAGAAGGTAAGTTCGGGGTGCTTTCAGAATCAAATGCCGGCTGGAAGGTTGAGTTACGGTTAATTTCGTGGAATGAACGACCGGCAAAATATGATATACGGAGTTGGGCGCCGAATGATGAAAAAATGGGGAAAGGCATTACGCTTACCCGCAATGAATTGGCAGCCTTAAAAGATTTGCTCAATTCAATGCAGATTTAA
- the rnhA gene encoding ribonuclease HI gives MNTESLIEVYTDGACSGNPGPGGWAFVMVIDGKEPFTQSAGEKLTTNNRMELAAVINALQAISQNYASARICLYTDSQYVKNGITEWIQKWKKNGWKTASKQPVKNQDLWLLLDKLSSELKPEWNWVKGHAGNKFNELCDELAVAAAQSVK, from the coding sequence ATGAACACAGAATCTTTAATTGAAGTATATACTGACGGAGCCTGTTCCGGGAATCCCGGGCCGGGCGGCTGGGCATTTGTGATGGTAATTGACGGAAAAGAGCCGTTTACGCAATCAGCGGGGGAAAAGCTTACGACAAACAACCGCATGGAACTTGCGGCGGTAATAAACGCCTTGCAAGCTATTTCGCAAAACTATGCCTCAGCCCGTATTTGCCTGTATACCGACTCTCAATATGTGAAAAACGGTATTACCGAATGGATTCAAAAATGGAAGAAAAACGGCTGGAAAACAGCCTCAAAGCAGCCGGTAAAAAACCAAGACCTTTGGCTTTTACTTGACAAGCTTTCAAGTGAACTCAAACCTGAATGGAACTGGGTGAAAGGGCATGCCGGCAATAAATTTAACGAGCTCTGCGATGAGCTCGCGGTTGCCGCCGCCCAATCGGTAAAATAA
- the cydC gene encoding thiol reductant ABC exporter subunit CydC, translating into MIKRLKNLRKAFKKDTWVKTYVRKNRGMYALSVFLGVLYFSCAAALMFISGFLISLAATMPNHFQVLAIWAVLLRAFGVGRPAFKYAQRIVSHNWVLKITSFLRRRLYCDLETDAMNYKQRYQSGNILSLLSDDIGHVQNLYIRSILPLLTAWVLYFLVVLGFGLFSPLFALWMFIAIFMLAVLAPLFSLSINTVHKKTQKEHKNALYTGLTDAVLGIGDWICSGKQELFLQKIKQQEKTLKSSESTLNAFNRRRNLIQKIWYTAIVVTVICWAGNYILPETPAFTLWKNWIAAFVLAIFPLTDAFLPLSEAITELTDYEDSLQRLNSLQIKVQNECECAVLPSDFTALHINGVQFTYRLNAPLLSDFSLQMNKGEKIVVLGKNGAGKSTLIKLIRGDIQPQAGSLLFDFGKTKIPAADFGRNISEYVSLLQQNPFIFNTTIRNNLALGKETASDEEILYALEQVDLRKKVESLPEGLQTVLYEGGKRFSGGERQRLALARILLKNTPLILLDEPTVSLDPVTEQKLLNTLFKTLQDKTVLWVTHHLQGIEAMDKVIFIQNGKPFLEGTPHDLAKNNPYYQNLLELDRGFV; encoded by the coding sequence ATGATTAAACGGCTTAAAAACTTGCGAAAAGCGTTCAAAAAAGACACCTGGGTAAAAACCTACGTGCGAAAAAACAGAGGCATGTACGCGCTTTCGGTTTTCCTCGGCGTTTTATATTTTTCCTGTGCGGCAGCGTTGATGTTTATTTCCGGCTTTTTAATCAGCTTGGCGGCAACCATGCCAAACCATTTTCAGGTGCTTGCTATTTGGGCGGTTTTACTGCGAGCCTTCGGCGTGGGCAGACCCGCCTTTAAATACGCGCAAAGAATTGTCAGCCATAATTGGGTGCTGAAAATAACCTCATTTTTGCGGCGCAGACTCTATTGCGACCTCGAAACCGATGCAATGAATTACAAACAGCGGTACCAAAGCGGCAATATTCTTTCGCTCCTTTCCGATGATATCGGGCATGTGCAAAATCTGTATATCCGCAGCATCTTACCCCTGCTTACCGCATGGGTTTTATACTTTTTAGTTGTACTCGGTTTCGGCCTCTTTTCGCCGCTTTTTGCCCTGTGGATGTTCATCGCAATCTTTATGCTTGCCGTACTTGCGCCTCTTTTCTCACTCAGTATAAACACAGTGCATAAAAAAACGCAAAAAGAACATAAAAACGCCCTGTATACCGGACTTACCGATGCGGTTTTAGGCATCGGCGATTGGATTTGTTCCGGCAAACAAGAGCTGTTTTTGCAAAAAATAAAACAACAGGAAAAAACATTAAAAAGCTCCGAAAGCACGCTCAACGCATTCAATCGAAGGCGCAATCTTATACAGAAAATCTGGTATACGGCGATTGTCGTAACCGTTATTTGCTGGGCGGGAAACTATATTCTGCCCGAAACACCGGCGTTCACACTGTGGAAAAACTGGATTGCCGCCTTTGTGCTTGCAATCTTCCCGCTCACCGACGCCTTTTTACCGCTTTCGGAGGCAATCACCGAACTCACCGATTACGAAGATTCCTTACAACGCCTGAACTCTTTACAAATAAAAGTACAAAACGAGTGTGAGTGCGCGGTTTTACCATCGGACTTTACCGCGCTGCATATAAACGGCGTGCAATTTACCTACAGGCTTAATGCGCCGCTCCTTTCCGATTTTTCTTTGCAAATGAACAAAGGCGAAAAAATTGTCGTACTCGGAAAAAACGGGGCAGGAAAATCCACCCTGATAAAACTTATCCGCGGAGACATACAGCCGCAAGCGGGAAGCCTTTTGTTTGACTTCGGCAAAACAAAAATCCCCGCCGCCGATTTCGGCAGAAACATCAGCGAATACGTGAGCTTATTACAGCAAAATCCCTTTATTTTTAACACCACCATACGGAACAACCTTGCATTGGGAAAAGAAACCGCAAGCGACGAAGAAATACTCTATGCGCTTGAGCAGGTAGATTTACGCAAAAAAGTTGAATCCCTGCCCGAAGGCTTGCAAACCGTTTTATACGAAGGCGGCAAACGCTTTTCAGGCGGCGAGCGCCAGCGGCTTGCCCTCGCCCGAATTCTCTTAAAAAACACACCCCTCATTCTATTGGACGAACCGACGGTTTCCCTTGACCCCGTAACCGAGCAAAAACTTTTAAACACCCTCTTTAAAACCTTACAGGACAAAACCGTCCTTTGGGTTACTCACCACCTGCAAGGCATTGAGGCAATGGACAAGGTTATCTTTATCCAAAACGGCAAACCCTTCCTTGAAGGCACCCCGCACGACCTCGCAAAAAACAACCCCTACTACCAAAACCTGCTTGAACTGGATAGAGGATTTGTGTGA
- the cydD gene encoding thiol reductant ABC exporter subunit CydD produces the protein MFDKKLFRFNGIKSLMIKLAEASFLQAVLIIIQTFYLSLTLSALWKGAGLRSQLMPILIFALAFFLRHSIDAIRDKKISAYSSKQGERLREQLLTRIFFLGPRLVREEGAAHLTVTCLEGILRVEEYLALVPVKMLNMALIPVITIIAAFIADPLSAGIMLAGYPIVIVFMMLLGLAAQKKADSQFDSYKLLSNHFMDSLQGLETLAILGKSRGHADSVFNVSERYRKATMGTLKVAMLSTFALDFFTTLSIAVIALLLGTRLFMGSIRLFPALFILILAPEYFLPLREFANDYHATLDGKNALHAILNIIDEKIVLQQNTVQLNLWNKDSEFACTGISYTYKNSEKPAVHNFSFRWNGTGKIGIIGKSGSGKSTLIDLLAGFTQPDTNSGGFSINGQHSAHLTEKNWQKQIVYIPQNTYIFHASIADNIRFYEPSASLDEVKKAAEQSGLLQFIESLPEGFETLIGEKGRALSGGQAQRIALARAFLANDRHIILFDEPTAHLDIETELEIKKAMLPLFENRLVFFSTHRLHWMREMDTILVLENGALAEQGTHEELLAKNGAYTQLVAELRGGND, from the coding sequence TTGTTTGATAAAAAACTATTTCGCTTTAACGGAATAAAATCTCTGATGATAAAGCTTGCGGAGGCGTCGTTCCTGCAAGCTGTTCTTATTATAATACAAACATTTTACCTTTCGCTTACGCTTTCAGCATTATGGAAAGGTGCCGGTTTGCGTTCCCAGCTTATGCCCATACTGATTTTTGCCCTAGCCTTTTTCCTTCGCCATAGTATTGACGCTATTCGCGACAAAAAGATAAGCGCATACAGCTCAAAACAAGGGGAGCGGTTACGCGAACAGCTGCTCACCCGTATCTTTTTTTTAGGGCCGCGTTTGGTACGCGAAGAAGGCGCCGCTCATTTAACCGTAACCTGCTTGGAAGGAATCCTGCGTGTTGAAGAATATCTTGCGCTTGTGCCGGTAAAAATGCTGAATATGGCTCTTATCCCCGTTATAACGATTATTGCAGCCTTTATAGCAGACCCGCTTTCCGCAGGCATTATGCTTGCCGGATATCCGATTGTCATTGTATTTATGATGTTACTTGGACTTGCGGCGCAAAAAAAGGCGGACAGTCAATTTGATTCTTACAAACTTTTATCAAACCATTTTATGGATTCCCTGCAAGGCCTTGAAACACTTGCAATTTTAGGCAAGAGCCGAGGACATGCGGACAGTGTTTTTAACGTGAGCGAGCGCTACAGAAAGGCAACAATGGGAACCTTGAAAGTGGCAATGCTTTCCACCTTTGCGCTTGACTTCTTTACCACCCTGTCGATTGCAGTCATCGCCCTGCTTTTAGGAACCCGCCTTTTTATGGGCTCTATCCGGCTTTTTCCGGCTCTGTTTATTTTAATTCTTGCGCCTGAATATTTTTTACCTTTAAGAGAGTTTGCAAACGACTATCACGCAACCCTTGACGGAAAAAACGCTTTGCACGCAATTTTAAACATTATCGATGAAAAAATTGTCTTGCAGCAAAATACCGTGCAACTCAATTTATGGAATAAAGACTCCGAATTTGCCTGCACGGGCATTTCCTACACGTATAAGAATTCCGAAAAACCTGCGGTGCATAATTTTTCTTTTCGATGGAACGGAACGGGAAAAATCGGCATAATCGGAAAAAGCGGTTCCGGCAAATCAACGCTGATAGATTTACTTGCAGGCTTTACGCAGCCCGATACGAATTCCGGCGGATTCAGCATAAACGGGCAGCACTCCGCCCATCTTACCGAAAAAAACTGGCAAAAACAAATTGTATACATACCGCAAAACACCTATATTTTTCATGCAAGCATTGCCGACAACATTCGCTTTTACGAACCCTCCGCCTCCCTCGATGAGGTAAAAAAAGCGGCTGAACAGTCGGGACTTCTGCAATTTATTGAATCCCTCCCCGAAGGTTTTGAAACGCTCATCGGAGAAAAGGGACGAGCCCTAAGCGGCGGACAAGCACAGCGTATTGCCCTTGCGCGGGCGTTTTTAGCCAACGACAGGCATATCATCCTTTTTGATGAACCAACCGCCCACCTCGATATCGAAACCGAGCTTGAAATCAAAAAGGCAATGCTGCCGCTTTTTGAAAACCGGCTGGTGTTTTTTTCCACACACCGTTTGCATTGGATGCGCGAAATGGACACTATCCTTGTTTTAGAAAACGGAGCGCTTGCGGAGCAAGGAACGCACGAAGAGCTTTTGGCAAAAAACGGTGCGTATACGCAATTAGTTGCGGAACTGAGAGGCGGCAATGATTAA
- the cydB gene encoding cytochrome d ubiquinol oxidase subunit II, with product MFGDISFLQLLWFALIGVLFSGFFILEGFDFGVGMLHLLMGKNEKERDAIQLSIGHVWDANQVWLLTAGGAMFASYPYWYAALFSGFYLILFLVLVGLILRGVSFIFRAKMPTSRGKRIWDFIFGISSFMAPFFLGVLFTAMVRGMPIDEKGNMVAGFFDYIDFFSLVGGVAVTVLCLLHGLNYLALKMDGDLRMRAKDWARKLYLVLFVGLVLFAVLLFFSTDFFFLRPISTISSLLIIVALSLWAALSVYNGKEGKAFIASSLSFVSLVLLLFVGLFPRVMVSSIAPENSILIANASSSEYTLLVMTIVTVCLLPFVLGYQIFAYYSFSERIKC from the coding sequence ATGTTCGGTGATATAAGCTTTTTACAACTTTTATGGTTTGCCTTAATTGGCGTACTTTTTTCAGGCTTTTTTATTTTGGAAGGTTTTGATTTCGGCGTCGGGATGCTGCATCTTCTTATGGGAAAAAATGAAAAAGAGCGCGATGCAATACAACTTTCAATCGGGCATGTTTGGGACGCCAATCAGGTTTGGCTGCTAACCGCGGGAGGCGCAATGTTTGCCTCATATCCGTATTGGTATGCGGCTTTATTCAGCGGGTTTTACCTTATTCTTTTTTTAGTGCTTGTCGGTTTAATTTTACGCGGCGTTTCTTTTATTTTCCGTGCAAAAATGCCCACTTCAAGGGGAAAACGAATCTGGGATTTTATCTTCGGGATCAGCAGTTTTATGGCTCCATTTTTCCTCGGCGTTTTGTTTACCGCAATGGTTCGCGGAATGCCTATTGACGAAAAGGGAAATATGGTCGCAGGCTTTTTCGATTATATAGATTTTTTCTCTCTTGTCGGAGGCGTTGCCGTAACGGTACTCTGTCTTTTGCATGGCTTAAATTATCTTGCACTTAAAATGGACGGAGATTTACGAATGCGGGCAAAAGATTGGGCAAGAAAATTATATCTGGTGCTCTTTGTCGGCTTGGTGCTTTTTGCCGTGTTACTGTTTTTCTCCACGGACTTCTTTTTTTTACGTCCGATTTCGACCATTTCTTCACTGCTCATTATTGTTGCATTAAGTCTTTGGGCTGCCTTATCCGTGTATAACGGCAAAGAGGGAAAAGCATTTATAGCCAGCAGTCTTAGTTTTGTTTCTCTTGTATTGCTGCTTTTTGTCGGTTTGTTCCCGCGTGTAATGGTCAGCTCCATTGCCCCGGAAAACAGCATTCTTATTGCAAATGCAAGCAGCAGCGAATACACATTGCTGGTAATGACGATTGTTACCGTCTGCTTATTGCCCTTTGTCCTCGGCTATCAGATTTTTGCATACTATTCATTCAGTGAAAGAATAAAATGCTGA